The stretch of DNA AATAGGGCAGGATGTAAAACTGTTTACTGCATTCAATACAGGTCCTGCCGGCGAACGCTATTCCAAAACCAAAGTTATTGAAGCTTTTAAACAAAGCAAAGTCGCATTGTTGACCGGAGGAACCGGTAATCCGTATTTTTCGACCGATTCGGGTGCTGCATTGCGAGCATTGGAGATTGAAGCTGATGCATTATTGAAAGGAACACGTGTTGACGGTGTTTATTCCGCTGATCCCGAAAAAGATTCGGAAGCAATAAAATTCACAACAATAACATTTGATGAGGTTATTGAAAAAGAATTAAAAATAATGGACTTAACTGCATTTACAATGTGCCAACAAAACAATATGCCTATTTATGTTTTTGATATGGATACTGAAGGTAATTTAAAAAAGGTTATTGACGGAAAAGAAATCGGAACTATAATTAAATAGGGCTTGCTGAAAAGCTCAGATGTGCAACTGAGCAGCAAAAAATTGGTAGTTTTATTAAAATAAGTGCAAGGGTTTCAAGATGTTTCATTCAGAAACCGTACACTTTACCAAAAAATACAAGTGTAAAGTGTTGAATTGCAGCAGATTTAGCGTTTTCAGCAAGCCCTAAATAAAGGTGCCAAGTTGTTAATAACAAGAACTCGATATAATGATTTATAAAGAAATTGAAGCCGCAACCGAAAGCAAGATTAATTCTCTTTTTAATGCTTAAATTCAGCCCAAAAAGATTTATCAAAATCTAAATCTTCGTAGTAAACTCGCGAATCTAAAATATGAGGTTTAAGTGTTATAACTTTTATAACATTAAAGGAAGATTCGGTGCTGACTATTTGAGATTCTTCTTTATTTTTATAATTATAATTAATCTTATAGTTTATTTTGTCAAGAATATATTTCTCGTTCTCTTTTTTGTAAGTTACTTCATAATTGTAAAAAGCATTTTTTAACTTATTCCTTTCCGGCTTAACATATAAATTTCTTGCAAATTTTGATTGTGCACTACATTT from Bacteroidales bacterium encodes:
- the pyrH gene encoding UMP kinase; this encodes MKYKRILLKLSGQSLAGKKGTGIDTDILNSYVKQIKDVAQQGVEIGIVIGGGNIFRGLGGVELGFDRVKGDYMGMLATIINGLALESAFEAIGQDVKLFTAFNTGPAGERYSKTKVIEAFKQSKVALLTGGTGNPYFSTDSGAALRALEIEADALLKGTRVDGVYSADPEKDSEAIKFTTITFDEVIEKELKIMDLTAFTMCQQNNMPIYVFDMDTEGNLKKVIDGKEIGTIIK